One genomic window of Halogeometricum sp. S3BR5-2 includes the following:
- a CDS encoding bifunctional metallophosphatase/5'-nucleotidase produces the protein MPRLLHYSDIENVYDDPSRAGRLAGLLRALDGDDALVCGTGDTTAPGVLSLIERGRQSLEFFEAVGADFDTFGNHDFDYGPDATRGIVADSPQTWVSANVRDEDGERFAGTVPHAVREVDGARVGFVGVTDPATPSLNPMAADLTFEDPYEAAEREAEALRAAGVDHVVALSHLGGGDDELARRVDADAILGGHVHSERREYVDGTLLLRPGANGHVVFEVELGAGGEGSARATATRHETADAPVHEALAERLRGRVDDAGLDEVVAVADEPMDRSEETVFGGECAVGNFVADAYRWSMDADVGLQNSGGIRNGPPLDGEVTVADLVSVIPFEERVVLAELTGAELLAVLRECAAATVDFGEPDWWQGHLSGVELVWDDSDADIVSARVGGEPIDPDATYEVATADYLLHSDHEFPTVEPRHRAAEGRIQHEVLADYAREFGLDAGVDGRIRRVSGRAAND, from the coding sequence ATGCCGCGTCTCCTCCACTACTCCGACATCGAGAACGTCTACGACGACCCCAGCCGCGCGGGGCGTCTCGCGGGCCTCCTCCGCGCACTCGACGGCGACGACGCCCTCGTCTGCGGCACGGGCGACACCACCGCGCCGGGCGTCCTCTCGCTCATCGAACGCGGCCGCCAGTCGCTGGAGTTCTTCGAGGCGGTCGGCGCCGACTTCGACACGTTCGGCAACCACGACTTCGACTACGGCCCCGACGCGACGCGCGGTATCGTCGCCGACTCCCCGCAGACGTGGGTGTCTGCGAACGTCCGCGACGAGGACGGCGAGCGGTTCGCGGGGACGGTGCCGCACGCGGTCCGCGAGGTGGACGGCGCGCGCGTCGGGTTCGTCGGCGTCACCGACCCCGCGACGCCGTCGTTGAACCCGATGGCAGCCGACTTGACGTTCGAGGACCCCTACGAGGCCGCCGAGCGCGAAGCGGAGGCGCTCCGCGCGGCGGGCGTCGACCACGTGGTCGCGCTCTCGCACCTCGGCGGCGGCGACGACGAACTCGCCCGGCGCGTCGACGCCGACGCGATTCTCGGCGGACACGTCCACTCGGAGCGGCGCGAGTACGTCGACGGAACGCTGCTCCTGCGCCCCGGCGCGAACGGGCACGTCGTCTTCGAGGTGGAACTGGGCGCGGGCGGCGAGGGGAGCGCACGAGCGACGGCGACGCGCCACGAGACGGCCGACGCCCCCGTCCACGAGGCGCTGGCGGAGCGACTCCGGGGGCGCGTCGACGACGCCGGGTTGGACGAGGTGGTCGCCGTCGCCGACGAGCCGATGGACCGCTCGGAGGAGACGGTGTTCGGCGGCGAGTGCGCCGTCGGCAACTTCGTCGCCGACGCCTACCGCTGGTCGATGGACGCCGACGTGGGCCTGCAGAACAGCGGCGGCATCCGGAACGGCCCGCCCCTCGACGGCGAGGTGACCGTCGCGGACCTCGTGAGCGTCATCCCCTTCGAGGAGCGCGTCGTCCTCGCGGAACTGACCGGCGCGGAACTCCTCGCGGTCCTGCGCGAGTGCGCCGCCGCGACGGTCGACTTCGGCGAACCCGACTGGTGGCAGGGGCACCTCAGCGGCGTCGAACTCGTCTGGGACGACAGCGACGCCGACATCGTCTCCGCGCGCGTCGGCGGCGAACCGATCGACCCCGATGCGACGTACGAGGTGGCGACGGCCGACTACCTGCTCCACAGCGACCACGAGTTCCCGACCGTCGAACCGCGCCACCGGGCCGCCGAGGGGCGAATCCAACACGAGGTGCTGGCCGACTACGCCCGCGAGTTCGGTCTCGACGCCGGCGTCGACGGGCGAATCAGGCGCGTCTCGGGGCGCGCCGCGAACGACTGA
- a CDS encoding universal stress protein, whose product MTRVVVPVRYPLTKHSKATLSEAVRISEEREAELTILHVDLYQENRGVTRAELKRAIEREFGRLERTRYVIRRGFLVEETILEEAAAEEADIVVIGSKQASRWRRMLRRFLDDPDIETYLRQKLDCTVITVRPDQKSEA is encoded by the coding sequence ATGACGCGAGTGGTGGTCCCCGTCAGGTACCCGCTGACGAAGCACTCGAAAGCAACGCTCTCGGAAGCCGTGCGCATCTCTGAGGAACGCGAGGCCGAACTCACGATTCTCCACGTCGACCTGTACCAGGAGAACCGCGGCGTGACGAGAGCCGAGTTGAAACGCGCGATAGAGCGGGAGTTCGGACGACTCGAACGGACGCGGTACGTTATCCGCCGCGGCTTCCTCGTCGAGGAGACTATCCTCGAGGAGGCGGCCGCCGAGGAGGCGGACATCGTCGTCATCGGGTCGAAGCAGGCGAGTCGCTGGCGGCGGATGCTGCGGCGCTTCCTCGACGACCCCGACATCGAGACGTACCTCAGACAGAAACTCGACTGCACGGTCATCACGGTCCGCCCGGACCAGAAGAGCGAGGCCTGA
- a CDS encoding mechanosensitive ion channel family protein: MQGTPTPTPTEGEEFVRQLLPDVLFFPGAHYVAAVLIFLLGYALSGYVVRLVGRPVARRFRRQSVAQVVLRLVRSTMLFLSAVAAAVVAGFQFGNIAISVGVFSAVVGIVLAPIVGSAINGLFILADQPYEVGDMIELEDGRKGFVDEITIRYTKMFTLDNTFLVIPNATIRDSLVTNYSAEDERVRLRLGFLATYESDIPRTRELLERAASDVDMVVEGGPDIRVGSARYPARPTAYIDEYGDSGILVTLRYWAKKPYKLLTVRSRVQSQLYRLLEDEPDVEAAYPHRHHVFDDTSGSLRAEVGERPDESWSDAGGRIDRRGRDGERN; encoded by the coding sequence ATGCAGGGGACGCCGACGCCGACACCTACGGAGGGCGAGGAGTTCGTTCGACAACTGCTCCCCGACGTCCTGTTCTTCCCCGGCGCACACTACGTCGCCGCCGTGCTCATCTTCCTCCTCGGCTACGCTCTCTCCGGGTACGTCGTCCGACTCGTCGGCCGGCCCGTCGCGCGGCGATTCCGCCGGCAGAGCGTCGCGCAGGTCGTCCTCCGCCTCGTCCGCTCGACGATGCTGTTCCTCTCGGCCGTCGCGGCCGCCGTCGTCGCCGGGTTCCAGTTCGGCAACATCGCCATCTCCGTCGGGGTGTTCTCCGCGGTGGTCGGTATCGTCCTCGCTCCCATCGTCGGGAGCGCCATTAACGGCCTGTTCATCCTCGCCGACCAACCGTACGAGGTCGGCGACATGATCGAACTCGAGGACGGCCGGAAGGGGTTCGTCGACGAGATAACCATCCGCTACACGAAGATGTTCACGCTCGACAACACCTTCCTCGTCATCCCCAACGCCACCATCCGCGACAGTCTGGTGACGAACTACTCGGCGGAGGACGAACGCGTCCGCCTCCGCCTCGGCTTTCTGGCGACGTACGAGTCGGACATCCCGCGGACGCGCGAACTGCTCGAACGGGCCGCCAGCGACGTCGACATGGTGGTGGAGGGAGGGCCGGACATCCGGGTCGGGAGCGCGCGCTACCCCGCGAGGCCGACGGCGTACATCGACGAGTACGGCGACAGCGGCATCCTCGTGACCCTGCGCTACTGGGCGAAGAAGCCGTACAAACTTCTCACCGTTCGCTCGCGGGTGCAGTCGCAACTGTACCGACTGCTCGAAGACGAACCCGACGTGGAGGCGGCGTACCCGCACAGACACCACGTCTTCGACGACACCAGCGGGTCGCTCCGCGCGGAGGTGGGAGAGCGACCCGACGAGTCGTGGTCCGACGCCGGCGGGCGGATCGACCGACGCGGCCGCGACGGCGAGCGGAACTGA
- a CDS encoding proteasome assembly chaperone family protein, translating into MLGRFRRTPDFTISSDQSPGETLLAGFSTFGLAGLTAADFVVDQLELEEIGHLTVDGLPAVTPFENGRPRHHTRLFSRPDLDVTVLVGELFVPAAAGGPFADAVLEWTEQRGVDEIAVLSGVPIPHSHADHETYFVATDDYRERRLSDVDIPPMGRGFFDGTNAALVERGVDSSLGVCVYVTPVHAQVPDVDAAVRLVEAAEAVYGLGLDADPLEAFAGEVRQHYAELAERLEAREEEMPEDRMYM; encoded by the coding sequence ATGCTCGGCCGCTTTAGACGGACGCCCGATTTCACCATCTCCTCCGACCAGTCGCCCGGAGAGACGCTGCTCGCCGGCTTCTCCACGTTCGGCCTCGCCGGACTGACGGCCGCGGACTTCGTCGTCGACCAACTCGAACTCGAAGAGATAGGCCACCTCACCGTCGACGGCCTGCCCGCGGTGACCCCCTTCGAGAACGGCCGGCCGCGACACCACACCCGACTGTTCTCGCGGCCGGACCTCGACGTGACCGTCCTCGTCGGCGAACTGTTCGTGCCGGCCGCCGCGGGCGGCCCGTTCGCCGACGCCGTCCTCGAGTGGACCGAGCAGCGGGGAGTCGACGAGATAGCCGTCCTCTCGGGCGTTCCCATCCCCCACAGCCACGCCGACCACGAGACGTACTTCGTGGCCACCGACGACTACCGGGAGCGACGGCTGTCGGACGTCGACATCCCGCCGATGGGTCGCGGCTTCTTCGACGGCACGAACGCCGCTCTGGTCGAACGGGGCGTCGACTCCTCGCTCGGCGTCTGCGTCTACGTCACGCCCGTCCACGCGCAGGTGCCCGACGTGGACGCCGCCGTCCGCCTCGTCGAGGCCGCCGAGGCGGTGTACGGGCTGGGACTCGACGCGGATCCCTTGGAGGCGTTCGCCGGCGAGGTGCGACAGCACTACGCCGAACTCGCCGAGCGACTCGAAGCGCGCGAGGAGGAGATGCCCGAGGACCGGATGTACATGTAA
- the trmB gene encoding HTH-type sugar sensing transcriptional regulator TrmB, with the protein MADELRTTMESVGERFNLGEYEIEAYLAVLEHGELTASEIADRTDIPQPRVYDTVRSLSDRGLVELRESRPMKIVAVDPDDAFANVKTSLDDLISELEARYTAPARDTEAVSLVKSRSTILRYIEEIIENAEYELVLSLTPDLLRRFHDELASAIDDGVSVDLLITPLSRAPDPAEFDYLEVATIARGRRGITTPVLAVADGEYSVYATQDALRDDKDRYGVIFNRSALGFLVSGFFGTVLWTTAETLAANGKRRPFPRRYASIRRAVKDVRELGGEFYASVSGRHVESGDAIVVEGRVSRTTFEESEEVASFEMETEDGVLEIGGLVSALEDVEAQEIILGRDEVPDRKQFV; encoded by the coding sequence ATGGCAGACGAACTGCGGACGACGATGGAGAGCGTCGGGGAGCGGTTCAACCTCGGGGAGTACGAGATAGAGGCGTACCTCGCCGTCCTCGAACACGGGGAACTCACCGCCTCGGAGATAGCCGACCGGACGGACATCCCGCAACCCCGCGTGTACGACACGGTCCGGAGTCTCTCGGACCGCGGCCTCGTCGAACTCCGCGAGTCGCGCCCGATGAAAATCGTCGCCGTCGACCCCGACGACGCGTTCGCGAACGTGAAGACCTCCTTGGACGACCTCATCTCCGAACTGGAGGCGCGCTACACCGCACCCGCCCGCGACACCGAGGCCGTCTCCCTCGTGAAGTCGCGTTCGACCATCCTCCGCTACATCGAAGAGATAATCGAGAACGCCGAGTACGAACTCGTCCTGTCGCTGACGCCGGACCTCCTGCGTCGCTTCCACGACGAACTCGCCTCGGCCATCGACGACGGCGTGAGCGTCGACCTCCTCATCACGCCGCTCTCGCGCGCCCCCGACCCGGCCGAGTTCGACTACCTCGAAGTCGCCACCATCGCGCGCGGCCGGCGGGGCATCACGACGCCCGTCCTCGCCGTCGCCGACGGCGAGTACTCCGTGTACGCGACGCAGGACGCCCTCCGCGACGACAAGGACCGCTACGGCGTCATCTTCAACCGCTCGGCGCTGGGCTTCCTCGTCAGCGGCTTCTTCGGCACCGTCCTCTGGACGACGGCCGAGACGCTGGCGGCCAACGGCAAGCGCCGCCCGTTCCCCCGTCGCTACGCCTCCATCCGCCGCGCCGTCAAGGACGTGCGCGAACTCGGCGGCGAGTTCTACGCCTCCGTCTCCGGCCGGCACGTCGAGTCCGGCGACGCCATCGTCGTCGAGGGGCGCGTCAGCAGGACCACGTTCGAGGAGTCCGAAGAGGTCGCCTCCTTCGAGATGGAAACCGAGGACGGCGTCCTCGAAATCGGCGGTCTCGTCTCCGCGCTCGAAGACGTGGAGGCTCAAGAGATCATCCTCGGCCGCGACGAGGTTCCGGACCGAAAACAGTTCGTCTGA
- a CDS encoding ABC transporter ATP-binding protein — MGEVTLEDVTKRYEDVTAVDEMNLEIRDGEFVCLVGPSGCGKSTTMEMIAGLTMPSDGEVFISGRRVTNLPPKDRGVAMVFQNIALFPHMDVYDNVSFGLRLRKYDQEEIDRRVERAADIVQLEGMLDRMPDEMSGGQRQRVAIARAIVRNPEVFLMDEPLANLDAKLRVHMRTELQRLHKELDTTIVYVTHDQAEAMTMSDRIAVIDSGQLQQIDPPLVCYNEPSNLFVAGFIGSPAMNFVDGEITENGFRNERIEVDFDPASVGATVGDEVTLGIRPEDVYPVDDTNGLGTPTKEIEAVTDVLEPMGDEIFVYLLLNEDATVSLDEDARGAMSDQLLMSVDPDSDISEDESMSVVLDRSKVHLFDTETGEAIQHGLTTAPPSGADSGASAESDD; from the coding sequence ATGGGAGAAGTTACACTCGAAGACGTGACGAAACGATACGAAGACGTAACGGCGGTCGACGAGATGAACCTCGAGATTCGGGACGGGGAGTTCGTCTGCCTCGTCGGACCCTCGGGGTGCGGCAAGTCGACCACGATGGAGATGATAGCCGGCCTGACGATGCCCTCCGACGGCGAGGTGTTCATCAGCGGCCGGCGCGTGACGAACCTGCCGCCGAAGGACCGCGGGGTGGCGATGGTGTTCCAGAACATCGCGCTGTTCCCGCACATGGACGTCTACGACAACGTCTCCTTCGGCCTGCGCCTCCGCAAGTACGACCAAGAGGAGATAGACCGCCGCGTCGAACGCGCGGCCGACATCGTCCAGTTGGAGGGGATGCTCGACCGGATGCCCGACGAGATGTCCGGCGGACAGCGTCAGCGCGTCGCCATCGCTCGGGCCATCGTCCGGAACCCCGAAGTGTTCCTGATGGACGAACCGCTCGCGAATCTGGACGCCAAACTCCGCGTCCACATGCGTACGGAACTCCAGCGCCTGCACAAGGAACTGGACACGACCATCGTCTACGTGACGCACGACCAGGCGGAGGCGATGACGATGAGCGACAGAATCGCCGTCATCGACTCCGGTCAACTCCAGCAGATAGACCCGCCGCTGGTCTGCTACAACGAGCCCTCGAACCTGTTCGTCGCGGGCTTCATCGGCTCTCCGGCGATGAACTTCGTCGACGGCGAGATAACCGAGAACGGGTTCAGAAACGAGCGGATCGAAGTCGACTTCGACCCCGCTTCCGTCGGCGCCACCGTCGGCGACGAGGTGACGCTGGGAATCCGCCCCGAAGACGTCTACCCGGTGGACGACACCAACGGTCTCGGCACGCCGACGAAGGAGATAGAGGCCGTCACCGACGTCCTCGAACCGATGGGCGACGAGATATTCGTCTACCTCCTCCTCAACGAGGACGCGACGGTGAGCCTCGACGAGGACGCCCGCGGCGCGATGTCCGACCAACTGCTGATGAGCGTCGACCCCGACTCCGACATCTCCGAGGACGAGTCGATGTCCGTCGTCCTCGACCGCTCGAAGGTCCACCTGTTCGACACCGAGACGGGCGAGGCGATTCAGCACGGCCTCACCACGGCGCCGCCCTCGGGCGCCGACAGCGGCGCGTCCGCCGAGAGCGACGACTAG
- a CDS encoding carbohydrate ABC transporter permease produces MTDGGTANESENPFRGDAEMKRGPLGRWVDRSIQSPERVYKAMFYVATVFFVVTTLFPFYWLFVLALTPDRLISNMGLLPKGFNVEVFVTMFQRVPFHYFMFNSFVLAITTTIIVLLLASLAGYVFGRLTFPGKGALMLAILAISYFPPAAFLLPLFELFTGGLDIVMGPVTVSSPDLFNTPVPMVLPFSALFMPLSIFILTTFYGQIPDGLEDAARVEGTTRLGALFRVIIPLSAPGVATAGVLTFISVYNEFFFSFLMNNGQADSWAPIVAGILQYQGQFDTPYNLMAAASIVGVLPVAILVIIAQERIVSGLTAGALKE; encoded by the coding sequence ATGACCGACGGCGGGACGGCCAACGAGAGCGAGAACCCGTTCCGCGGCGACGCGGAGATGAAACGCGGACCGCTCGGCCGCTGGGTCGACCGGTCCATCCAGAGCCCCGAGCGGGTGTACAAAGCGATGTTCTACGTCGCCACGGTGTTCTTCGTCGTGACGACGCTGTTCCCGTTCTACTGGCTGTTCGTGCTGGCGCTGACGCCCGACCGGCTCATCTCCAACATGGGGCTGCTGCCGAAGGGGTTCAACGTCGAGGTGTTCGTCACCATGTTCCAGCGGGTGCCGTTCCACTACTTCATGTTCAACAGTTTCGTGCTCGCCATCACGACGACCATCATCGTCCTCCTGTTGGCGAGCCTCGCGGGCTACGTCTTCGGACGGCTGACGTTCCCCGGTAAGGGAGCGCTCATGCTGGCGATTCTCGCCATCTCGTACTTCCCGCCGGCGGCGTTCCTGCTGCCGCTGTTCGAGCTGTTCACCGGCGGTCTCGACATCGTGATGGGTCCGGTGACGGTGTCCTCACCCGACCTGTTCAACACGCCCGTCCCGATGGTGTTGCCGTTCAGCGCGCTGTTCATGCCGCTGTCCATCTTCATCCTCACGACGTTCTACGGGCAGATTCCGGACGGATTGGAGGACGCGGCGCGCGTCGAGGGGACGACCCGACTCGGCGCGCTGTTCCGCGTCATCATCCCGCTGTCGGCGCCCGGCGTCGCCACGGCGGGCGTGCTCACGTTCATCAGCGTGTACAACGAGTTCTTCTTCTCGTTCCTGATGAACAACGGGCAGGCGGACAGTTGGGCGCCCATCGTCGCGGGCATCCTCCAGTACCAGGGGCAGTTCGACACGCCGTACAACCTGATGGCGGCGGCGAGCATCGTCGGGGTTCTCCCCGTCGCGATTCTCGTCATCATCGCGCAGGAACGAATCGTCAGCGGACTCACCGCGGGAGCACTCAAGGAGTAA
- a CDS encoding carbohydrate ABC transporter permease, with protein MEMLSEAQYAYLLLIPALLLLLVIAIYPLLSTFRMSLFADRLTGAARLGEFVGLQNYVQLLTGQKDPLLPANFLPGFSSSFPYVTNVLGSALMVTLIFTVVSVIFETIVGFGQALVLNQDFRGRRWVRVAIIIPWAVPIVIQGMIFYLLFQPNIGFLVGNAQNPAILNQLGLIGTTPLASTQDSLFLIVVADVWKTSAFMALLILAGLQSIDRSLYDVAKVAGASNWQQFKMITFPLILPTVLVAMLFRTIASMRVYGIIETMSGCAVVPSLSCMVVQTFNAPLYGTSATIAFVTAAIIGVVVSVYIVKFASAEGGF; from the coding sequence ATGGAGATGTTGTCGGAGGCGCAGTACGCGTATCTGCTGTTGATACCGGCGCTACTGCTGTTGCTCGTCATCGCGATCTACCCCCTCCTTTCGACGTTCAGGATGTCTCTGTTCGCCGACCGACTCACGGGCGCGGCGCGCCTCGGTGAGTTCGTCGGCCTACAGAACTACGTACAGCTACTGACCGGTCAGAAAGACCCGCTGCTCCCGGCGAACTTCCTGCCGGGGTTCTCCTCGTCGTTCCCGTACGTCACGAACGTGCTCGGGAGCGCGCTGATGGTGACGCTTATCTTCACGGTGGTGAGCGTCATCTTCGAGACCATCGTCGGCTTCGGGCAGGCGCTCGTCCTCAACCAGGACTTCCGCGGCCGCCGCTGGGTCCGCGTCGCCATCATCATCCCGTGGGCGGTGCCCATCGTCATCCAGGGGATGATCTTCTACCTGCTGTTCCAGCCGAACATCGGCTTCCTCGTCGGGAACGCGCAGAACCCGGCGATTCTCAACCAACTCGGTCTCATCGGGACGACGCCGCTGGCCAGCACGCAGGACTCGCTGTTCCTCATCGTCGTCGCCGACGTGTGGAAGACGTCGGCGTTCATGGCGCTTCTCATCCTCGCGGGACTGCAGAGCATCGACCGCTCGCTGTACGACGTGGCGAAAGTCGCGGGCGCGTCGAACTGGCAGCAGTTCAAGATGATAACGTTCCCCCTCATCCTGCCGACGGTGCTGGTGGCGATGCTGTTCCGCACCATCGCGTCGATGCGGGTGTACGGCATCATCGAGACGATGTCGGGATGCGCCGTCGTTCCGTCGCTGTCGTGTATGGTCGTTCAGACGTTCAACGCACCGCTGTACGGCACGTCGGCCACCATCGCGTTCGTCACCGCGGCCATCATCGGCGTCGTCGTCTCGGTGTACATCGTGAAGTTCGCGAGCGCGGAGGGAGGCTTCTGA
- a CDS encoding substrate-binding domain-containing protein: MVDTDSSEGRRKLSGVSRRRFVKAAGASGVAVGLAGCISSTNGGDGEGTEGGSGGGTGSGNGNGEQIDTSAPSEDITIQWAADSRAADNADALRQALRDAGLPDSISVEILSGSQVTDNRQSQYQTWLNGGREEPALLMMDSGWTIPFIAREQIQNLSAALPSEWISEVEDTYFQASVQTAQSPDSGDLYGIPLFPDFPTVQYRKDLVEQAGYDPEGENWATESMQWQAFSEMVADVQQQNDLQFGFNFQASVYEGLSCCDFNEFMTSWGGAYFGSHDNLFGPVGDRPITVEEEGVLQSIRMIRSFIHGEGPDQHGLEGYQNISPDAVLQWVEDPSMAPFANGNAVALRNWPYAIAQNGSEEYFGEDLGVMPIPYGVTQEEAQYEGTGGPVAALGGWHITMNPNSSSQQKSAAAQVMRAMMSEDFQLRMFEVMGWIPPRPELLQSDRASQVPVMGRYVEQLRVAGENAVPRPVTVVWPQQSDRIASEVNAAYAQNKTPEQAMSDLKSSLEQIEQSV; encoded by the coding sequence ATGGTTGATACTGATTCATCCGAAGGTAGGCGGAAGCTCAGCGGCGTTTCGCGACGACGCTTCGTGAAGGCGGCCGGGGCCTCCGGTGTTGCTGTCGGTCTGGCGGGTTGCATCAGCAGCACGAACGGCGGCGACGGTGAGGGCACCGAGGGCGGCAGCGGCGGCGGGACCGGTTCCGGAAACGGCAACGGCGAGCAGATCGACACCTCCGCGCCGTCCGAAGATATCACCATCCAGTGGGCGGCGGACTCCCGCGCGGCGGACAACGCCGACGCGCTGAGGCAGGCGCTCCGAGACGCCGGTCTCCCGGACAGCATCTCCGTGGAGATTCTCTCCGGGTCGCAGGTGACGGACAACCGGCAGAGCCAGTATCAGACGTGGCTCAACGGCGGCCGCGAGGAGCCCGCGCTCCTGATGATGGACAGCGGGTGGACGATTCCGTTCATCGCGCGCGAGCAGATCCAGAACCTCTCGGCGGCGCTGCCCTCCGAGTGGATTTCGGAGGTCGAGGACACGTACTTCCAGGCCAGCGTCCAGACGGCGCAGAGCCCGGACTCCGGCGACCTGTACGGCATCCCGCTGTTCCCGGACTTCCCGACCGTCCAGTACCGGAAAGACCTCGTCGAGCAGGCGGGTTACGACCCCGAGGGCGAGAACTGGGCGACCGAGTCGATGCAGTGGCAGGCGTTCTCCGAGATGGTCGCCGACGTCCAACAGCAGAACGACCTCCAGTTCGGCTTCAACTTCCAGGCCAGCGTCTACGAGGGGCTGTCCTGCTGTGACTTCAACGAGTTCATGACCTCGTGGGGCGGCGCCTACTTCGGGTCGCACGACAACCTGTTCGGCCCCGTCGGCGACCGACCCATCACCGTCGAGGAGGAGGGAGTGCTCCAGTCCATCCGGATGATTCGCTCGTTCATCCACGGCGAGGGCCCCGACCAGCACGGGTTGGAAGGCTACCAGAACATCTCGCCGGACGCGGTGCTCCAGTGGGTGGAGGACCCCTCGATGGCCCCCTTCGCGAACGGCAACGCCGTGGCGCTCCGCAACTGGCCGTACGCCATCGCGCAGAACGGCTCCGAGGAGTACTTCGGCGAGGACCTCGGCGTGATGCCCATCCCGTACGGCGTCACCCAGGAGGAAGCGCAGTACGAGGGTACGGGCGGTCCCGTGGCGGCCCTCGGCGGCTGGCACATCACGATGAACCCGAACTCGAGCTCCCAGCAGAAGAGCGCCGCGGCGCAGGTCATGCGCGCCATGATGTCCGAGGACTTCCAGCTTCGGATGTTCGAGGTCATGGGCTGGATTCCCCCGCGCCCGGAACTGCTGCAGTCCGACCGCGCGAGCCAGGTCCCGGTCATGGGCCGCTACGTCGAACAGCTCCGCGTGGCCGGCGAGAACGCGGTGCCGCGCCCGGTGACGGTCGTCTGGCCGCAGCAGTCCGACCGCATCGCCAGCGAAGTCAACGCGGCGTACGCCCAGAACAAGACGCCCGAGCAAGCGATGTCCGACCTCAAGAGCTCGCTCGAACAGATCGAACAGAGCGTCTGA
- the priS gene encoding DNA primase small subunit PriS encodes MEARTREYLEGRFGDYYRRAAVSLPPASERREWGYIPWSAGGTTMVRHQSILDLGDVSDFLARTAPRHVYFSSARFDDPGAGTMDEKGWRSADLVFDLDADHLPGVDPETTPYAEMLAACKEDLLKLLDFLDEDFDFRETQVVFSGGRGYHVHVRDESVRGLDSEARREIVDYVRAIDLDVEGLVGTESNRGTTRRVLRRRGGWGARVHDRLLTLASDLREMDEASALERLQELQGIGEGRAQTILGQIHDNFDAIREGNVEAGGPGTRILVDALAREAVEAETAPIDEPVTTDTKRLIRLPGSLHGGSSLRVKALDRDEVDGFEPLEDAVVDRFRGNDIDVRVTDPGPVEFDGDSFTLSEGDQSLEECLGVFLMARGRAEKIR; translated from the coding sequence ATGGAGGCACGAACGCGGGAGTACCTGGAGGGGCGGTTCGGCGACTACTACCGCCGTGCGGCCGTCTCCCTCCCGCCCGCCTCGGAGCGGCGCGAGTGGGGGTACATCCCGTGGAGCGCCGGCGGGACGACGATGGTCCGCCACCAGTCCATCCTCGACCTCGGGGACGTGAGCGACTTCCTCGCGCGGACGGCCCCCCGGCACGTCTACTTCTCCTCGGCGCGATTCGACGACCCCGGCGCGGGGACGATGGACGAGAAGGGCTGGCGGTCGGCCGACCTCGTGTTCGACCTGGACGCCGACCACCTGCCGGGCGTCGACCCCGAGACGACCCCGTACGCGGAGATGCTCGCGGCCTGCAAGGAGGACCTGCTGAAGCTTCTGGACTTCCTGGACGAGGACTTCGACTTCCGGGAGACGCAGGTCGTCTTCTCCGGCGGCCGCGGCTACCACGTTCACGTGCGCGACGAATCGGTGCGCGGACTCGACAGCGAGGCGCGCCGCGAAATCGTCGACTACGTCCGCGCCATCGACCTCGACGTGGAGGGTCTGGTCGGCACGGAGTCGAACCGCGGGACGACCCGGCGCGTCCTCCGCCGCCGCGGCGGGTGGGGCGCGCGCGTGCACGACAGGCTTCTGACGCTCGCCTCCGACCTCCGCGAGATGGACGAGGCGTCGGCGCTGGAGCGACTGCAGGAACTACAGGGTATCGGCGAGGGGCGCGCACAGACTATCCTCGGACAGATTCACGACAACTTCGACGCCATCCGCGAGGGTAACGTCGAGGCCGGCGGTCCGGGGACGCGAATCCTCGTGGACGCCCTGGCGCGCGAGGCCGTCGAGGCGGAGACGGCGCCCATCGACGAACCGGTGACGACGGACACGAAGCGGCTCATCCGCCTGCCGGGGAGCCTCCACGGCGGGTCGTCGCTGCGGGTGAAGGCGCTCGACCGCGACGAGGTCGACGGCTTCGAACCGCTCGAAGACGCCGTCGTCGACCGGTTCCGCGGGAACGACATCGACGTCCGCGTGACGGACCCGGGGCCGGTCGAGTTCGACGGCGATAGTTTTACACTTAGCGAAGGCGACCAGTCTCTGGAAGAGTGCCTCGGAGTCTTTCTCATGGCCCGAGGGCGCGCGGAGAAGATCAGATAA